A stretch of DNA from Paenibacillus sp. FSL W8-0186:
ACGGGCTTCAGCAAATAATCGATAACGCCAAGCTTCAATCCTTGTTGGGCATAAGAGAATTGATCGTGCACACTCAAAATGACCGCCCTGATCGTTGAATCCAATTCAGCAAGTCTTTCGACTAATTCCAAACCGCTAATGCCCGGCATTGTGATATCCGTGACGACCAGCTCCGGCCTGATTCTCACCGCCGCTTCAAGCGCGTCATCCCCATTGTCATAGCTGTAAACCCGGTGCCGCGGCTCATATGCCTTAAACAACTCCACTAGCTCTGCAAGCGCCCAGCGCTCATCCTCCACTAAAAAGATGTTCATTGCCTCGTCTCCTCTGCCAGCATTGGTGTAAAAGCCTTGTAAGGAAAAATCAACGTCACCGTTGTTCCTGCTCCCTGTGAGCCCGCAATCTTTACGCCGTACCCTTCACCGTACAGCAATTGAATGCGCTGATGGATGTTGCTGAGTCCAATCCCTTCGCCATCCTCCTGAACATCATGCTTACTGCGTTTACTGTACTCGGCAAGGCGCTGCTCCAGCTTTTTGAGCGCTTGCTCCTCCATGCCCAATCCGTTGTCACTGACCGAGATCAGCAGCAGTTCCCCTTCCGTGCATACCTTGATATTTATAATAGCATCCGCTTTCTTCCGGCTGAAGCCATGGATGATTGCGTTCTCTACTAGCGGCTGTATCGTGAGCTTGAGGACGGAGGCGTTCATCAGTTCCTCAGAGACTTCCATCCTTAACGCAAACCGGTCGCCAAAGCGATGCTTCTGAATGTTCATATAATTAGCCACATGCTCCAGCTCCTGCCGAAGCGAAACGGGAAGCTGCAAATTCTTCATGGTGTATTTGAATAAGTCAGCCAGCGATTCGGACATTTCCGCCACCTCTTCAACGCCCTTTAAGCGGCTGATGGACTTCATAATATTCAGCGTATTGTAAAGAAAATGCGGATTGATCTGCGCTTGCAGCGCGGATAGCCTGGCATCGTTCTCAGCAAGCTTGGATTCGTATACCTCCGTGATTAGGCGCGATATACTGTTGAGCATGTTATTATACACGCGGCTTAGCACTCCGAGCTCGCCCCTGTTTTTAATATCCATCCTTCCACTTAAATCGCCCCGTTCGACCCGGTTCATCTCGGTAATCAGCTCCCTTAAAGGCTTGGTCACATGACGGGCAATCAGGTAGGCGACTATGGATGCAAGTACGGCTGCAATAAGCCCGACAATGACAAGGATGATCTGTGCCTCCTGTTGTTTGGCGACCAGGAAATCGTTAGACAGCAGAATCAGAATGTTCCAGCCGGTGTAATCGGATTTCTCGGAAGTGTACAAATACTTCTTATCCAGCCAATCGATTTCCCCGGAATACTTCCTCTCGTCCGTGCTTAGCGCATGAGCGAAGGCTGCAACGCGCTGTCCCGTATAGGCATCCTCATTGTCGTATATGACAGCGCCTTCATCCGTGACGATGAATACACGCATTTGCTCGCCAAGCGGGTCGGAGCCAGAGTATACGAGCAAGCGTCCCATTTCATGGGCGTTGATATCAATCTTGAGTGAGCCAATTTTATCCCTCCTGGGAATCCGGTAGATATGGCGCACAAGGGAAAGGTTCTTCTCCCTGTAGCCTTCTTCATTGGAGGAGGTCGGCGGGAGCAGCAAATAACCGCTTTTGGACATCGCATCCAGCCGGGTCTGCCAAAGCTCTTCCTGAAATACTTCGGCATTTACGGTTGATCCTGCCTCGTAATGATAGGAAATATGATCCGTCGTTAATAGGCGGATTCCCGCAATTTCCGGACGGGGATGGGCATAGTTGAAGAGCAAGGCAAAGAGCTCGTTCCTTACCTTCAAGCCTTCCTTAGGACTGATTTGGGCATGATTGGCCAGAATACCCTGTATGGCGGGGTCGCTGAAGATCGATAGAGAGATTTTCTCAATGTCATCCATAAAAAAATCGACGGTTTTGCTATACTGCCCGCTGAGCGTATTTAACATCGAGTAGGTATGCGTCTTCGTATCTCTCATATTTCCATAGTAGAAAATGAGGCAGGTTAAACCGATCACGACAAATAGAACGAGAATAAAAGCGATCAGAATTTTCGTTTGCAGCATCAGAGTGCGCCAGGTTCTCAAGGGTATCATCTCTTTTCCTCGATGTCCGATAGAATACATGTCATTTGCATCTTATTATAACCTTGAGCATTTTTATAACAACCTGGTTTTCAAAACGATCATTTATCCATATTTTTACTATATTTAACAAAATAGACACTATAGTCATTCTAAAATAATATTTTTTCCATTTATAATATATTTTGAGAGTTATCTATAAATAGGGGGGGGCAGGCGATGTATTTCAAATTTAAGCCGGAGGTCGTCTTCACGAAGCGCAGAGACGTCTCTATACTAAGCAACGTGATGACAGGCCGTAAAATCTATCTTGATGCGGAGGATACCCGCAGAGCAGAAGTGTTGTATGATCACTGCCAGCCGGGCCCCGTCTCGCCTGGCGCGGGGAATTTGGCTGCTTACTTGGCGGAGCAGGGTTTCGGACATTTCCACAAACGGAACATTCGTGTGGAAAGCAGCAGTCACCTGATGCATGCTAGACAGCTTGATATAAAAGCGAAAATAGGCCGTTAGGCATCAAAGGCCTGCCCCCGGTATTCTTCCGGGTTCAGGCCTTTAATTCAGCCGTGCCTATTATCCTTTTACCGCAGAGCCCATGGTCATCGCCCTTTCAACCTGTTCACTGAAGAACAAATAGATAATCACCATCGGAAGGCTGGCAATCGTCATCACTGCCCCCATTCCGCCCCAGTCGGTGCTATATTGACCTTGAAAGAACAATAGTCCCAGGGGTAGTGTTTTCATCGATTCATCGGAAATAAGTATGTTCGCCAGCATGAACTCATTCCAATTGTTCAAGAATTGAAATATGACCACCGTCGCGATTGCCGGAACAACTACGGGTACTATAATTTTAGTGAACAGACGATAGACACTCGCTCCGTCCATACATGCCGCTTCTTCAATCTCGGAAGGAATATCGCGCATAAACCCATAGAAAATAAGCGATGAAAATGGCAATCCAATCACGATATAAGGAATAATGAGCGCTCCATACGTATTCGCCAAGTGAAAGTCCTTTACGAGAATAGCAAGAGGGATCATAATGACCTGCAATGGCATGAACATGCCAACCAGCATATAGAGCCGGACCGCTTCCCGAAACCTCCAGCGCAGCCGGGCGATAGCGAACGAGAACATTAACGCTAAAATGACGATAAATAACGTTGCCACCGTAGAAACGACCACACTGTTCATAAAATACTGCGGAAGATTAAATTGAGTCCAAGCGTTAATGTAGTTTTCATATCGAAATTGGGTCGGCAGCCCAAATGGATTGGTAACGAATATTTCATTGTTGTCCTTGAGCGAATAGGAAATCATCCAAAACAGCGGATAAACAGAAATAATGAAATACAGCCATAAAGGAACCTGGATGAGGAATGATTTAACCCGTTGCATAACGATCTCTCCTTCTAAGATGCATGTTAATCATCTTTACGATCAAACACCTTGTTGATAATCATCGTCGCTACTAGTGAAATGGCGACCAATAATACAGATATGGCTGAGGCATAGCCATACTTATTCTCCAGGAAGGCATACCGGTAAATCATGAAGGTTAAAGTATAATTGCTCGTGCCTGGTCCGCCATTCGTCATAATAAGCATTTGTACAAAAGCGCCGATTCCTGATGTGATCGCAATGATAAAGCAGAACTTAAAGGTTTCTTTCATCAAAGGGAGCGTTACTTTACGGTGAGCCATCCATTTGCTGCAGCCGTCGATGGTTGCCGCTTCATAGTATTGCTCGGGGATCGATTTCACTCCTGCATACAGGAGGCTGAATTGATAGCCCATGAACTGCCAGGCGTTAACAAAAGCAATGGCAACAATCGATACCGTCGGCGAAGTCAGCCAGTTTTGCTGATAGGAGATTCCCATGATCTGAAAAAGCTTATTGATCAGGCCATTCGTCGGATCGTACATTGCAATCCAAAGCTGGCATACTACCGTCACAGACAAAATCACCGGCACAAAATAAGCCGTTTTCAGCAATTTTCTAAACTTGACTCGCGGATCGGCACAAGCCAGCGCTAGAATCGTTCCGAGGCCAATTTGAAAAACGACCAGGACAACGGAAAAAATAAAGCCATTTCGCAAAGATGTCATGAGAAGAGGATCCTGGAACATTTCCTTATAATTATCGAGACCATTAAACACAGCCGTACCTAATCCGTCCCATTCAAAAAAGCTGCGATACATTGTTTGCAGCACCGGTGAAATGAGAACGACAGTATAGGCTAGCAATGCCGGAAGCAGAAAAATCAGGATTGCCTTCTTGTTGCTTAAATATCTATCCATGGTGTAGCCCCACTCCTTTCCTGGAAGCAATCCCCCCCTGATTGAACACATGCATCAAGGGGGACGGCCCGGGTCTCTATGTCTTACTTGTTCTCTTTAGCCAATACGGAATTTAGATTTTTAATAAACTGCTCCGTGGAGAAGCCGTCGATCAGCATACTTTGCGTA
This window harbors:
- a CDS encoding sensor histidine kinase translates to MLQTKILIAFILVLFVVIGLTCLIFYYGNMRDTKTHTYSMLNTLSGQYSKTVDFFMDDIEKISLSIFSDPAIQGILANHAQISPKEGLKVRNELFALLFNYAHPRPEIAGIRLLTTDHISYHYEAGSTVNAEVFQEELWQTRLDAMSKSGYLLLPPTSSNEEGYREKNLSLVRHIYRIPRRDKIGSLKIDINAHEMGRLLVYSGSDPLGEQMRVFIVTDEGAVIYDNEDAYTGQRVAAFAHALSTDERKYSGEIDWLDKKYLYTSEKSDYTGWNILILLSNDFLVAKQQEAQIILVIVGLIAAVLASIVAYLIARHVTKPLRELITEMNRVERGDLSGRMDIKNRGELGVLSRVYNNMLNSISRLITEVYESKLAENDARLSALQAQINPHFLYNTLNIMKSISRLKGVEEVAEMSESLADLFKYTMKNLQLPVSLRQELEHVANYMNIQKHRFGDRFALRMEVSEELMNASVLKLTIQPLVENAIIHGFSRKKADAIINIKVCTEGELLLISVSDNGLGMEEQALKKLEQRLAEYSKRSKHDVQEDGEGIGLSNIHQRIQLLYGEGYGVKIAGSQGAGTTVTLIFPYKAFTPMLAEETRQ
- a CDS encoding carbohydrate ABC transporter permease, coding for MQRVKSFLIQVPLWLYFIISVYPLFWMISYSLKDNNEIFVTNPFGLPTQFRYENYINAWTQFNLPQYFMNSVVVSTVATLFIVILALMFSFAIARLRWRFREAVRLYMLVGMFMPLQVIMIPLAILVKDFHLANTYGALIIPYIVIGLPFSSLIFYGFMRDIPSEIEEAACMDGASVYRLFTKIIVPVVVPAIATVVIFQFLNNWNEFMLANILISDESMKTLPLGLLFFQGQYSTDWGGMGAVMTIASLPMVIIYLFFSEQVERAMTMGSAVKG
- a CDS encoding sugar ABC transporter permease, encoding MDRYLSNKKAILIFLLPALLAYTVVLISPVLQTMYRSFFEWDGLGTAVFNGLDNYKEMFQDPLLMTSLRNGFIFSVVLVVFQIGLGTILALACADPRVKFRKLLKTAYFVPVILSVTVVCQLWIAMYDPTNGLINKLFQIMGISYQQNWLTSPTVSIVAIAFVNAWQFMGYQFSLLYAGVKSIPEQYYEAATIDGCSKWMAHRKVTLPLMKETFKFCFIIAITSGIGAFVQMLIMTNGGPGTSNYTLTFMIYRYAFLENKYGYASAISVLLVAISLVATMIINKVFDRKDD